The Pseudomonas sp. HOU2 DNA window CACTCTTCATTGCCGTTCGTCACGGTGATTTCACAATCACTCTGAAATGCAAAACGCCCCGAGCGGCTGATCCGCAAATCGGGGCGTTTTCTGTATCGGCCGATCAGCCGAAGAGTTGATTCAGCGCAGGGCTTTTCGGTTACGCGAGGTCAGCAGCGGCACCAGAATTACCACCAGCACGAACGCCACCAGCGCCCATTGCGCCAGCGACAGACCGAGGATCGGCGGGTACGGCGTCGAGCAGAAACCATCGACCTGGAAGCCCAGCGGGAAGATCTTCGCCAGCGGCAGGTCGTCGACAATCGGCTGCAACACATCGATGCCGCAGCTCACCGCCGGATAGAACTGGGTGTAAACATGATGCCCGGCGACACCGGCCCCGGCGATCGCGCAGATCACCACCAGCACTTCGAACACGGTGATGCTGCGGCGGGTGCGCATGGCCGCGCCGATAAACGCGAACAGCGCAATCAGCAACAATGCATAACGCTGCAGGATGCACAGCGGGCATGGCGCCTCGCCCAGCACGACCTGCATGTACAGCGCGCCACCAATCAACGCCAGGCAGATGATACCCAGCAGCACTAGAAAGCGCCGTTCACGTCCCAGTCGAATCGTTTCCTCGCTCATCGCGTTTCCCTTGTATGTCCATGGTTCAGCTGATCGGCGGCTGCGCTTGCAGTGGCGCCATCAGGCTGATGTTGTCTTCGATATGCCAATTGACCGCGATGCGACCGTTGTCGATCTGATAGATATCGGTTGCCCGGAAGTCTACACGCTGACCCAGCCCGTTGAGAGCCTTGAACGTACCACGGCGAGGAAAGATGGCGTGCGACCGGGGCGATCCTGATCAGCCAGACGAACGGGCGTCTGTCATCAGCATCGGGAGGAATAAACGATAAGCCGGTTAAGAAACTATTAACCTTGGAACACTTTTCTATAAGTCAGAACTGCATAACGGCCTTCGCGGGCAAGCCCGCTCCCACAGGTTCCGCGTCGTTCACACATTCTGTGCACGCCACAAATCCT harbors:
- a CDS encoding disulfide bond formation protein B, which encodes MSEETIRLGRERRFLVLLGIICLALIGGALYMQVVLGEAPCPLCILQRYALLLIALFAFIGAAMRTRRSITVFEVLVVICAIAGAGVAGHHVYTQFYPAVSCGIDVLQPIVDDLPLAKIFPLGFQVDGFCSTPYPPILGLSLAQWALVAFVLVVILVPLLTSRNRKALR